A portion of the Brachyspira suanatina genome contains these proteins:
- a CDS encoding glycoside hydrolase family 19 protein: MLNENILNEIGINKKWLLPLNNAFQKHNITDTKEAAMFLAQTTHESNNYKKLEESFRYTPQRLFEVFKKRVGSLENAKKLCLQGAESIANFVYGGRLGNTENEGYKYRGRGIIQLTGKNNYKKYGKKIHADLVNNPELAKEPNNAIEIALLFWQEKGCGLLARQGDVKGVTKLINGGFNGLEDREERYNNILKILNAEN; the protein is encoded by the coding sequence ATGCTAAATGAAAATATATTAAATGAAATAGGTATAAATAAGAAATGGCTTTTACCATTAAATAATGCTTTTCAAAAACATAACATTACAGATACAAAAGAAGCTGCTATGTTTTTGGCACAAACAACACATGAAAGCAATAATTATAAAAAACTTGAAGAGAGTTTTAGATACACACCTCAGAGGCTTTTTGAAGTATTCAAAAAAAGAGTTGGAAGTTTAGAAAATGCTAAAAAACTATGTCTTCAAGGAGCTGAGTCTATTGCTAATTTTGTTTATGGCGGTCGTTTAGGTAATACTGAAAATGAAGGCTATAAATATAGAGGCAGAGGAATAATACAGCTTACTGGAAAAAATAATTATAAGAAATATGGTAAAAAAATACATGCTGATTTAGTTAATAATCCAGAACTTGCCAAAGAACCTAACAATGCTATAGAGATTGCATTATTATTTTGGCAGGAAAAAGGATGTGGTTTGCTTGCACGTCAAGGAGATGTGAAAGGTGTTACTAAACTTATTAACGGCGGCTTTAATGGACTTGAAGACAGAGAAGAAAGGTATAATAATATTTTAAAAATATTGAATGCTGAAAACTAA